In the Desulfuromonas sp. DDH964 genome, GGAGATGGTCTATGGCCAGTACACCAAGAAGAGTGGCAAGCCCGAAGTCTACAACGTCAAGCGGTACCCGGCCGAATGTGTCAACCCGCCTGAAGGGGTGACCAGTGCTGAATGGATTAAAACTTCGCTGAAAGCGACTCCCTGCAAATAACCCGCAGTCACCTGGAGGCGGGGGGCCGCCCGCCTCCAGGATCAAACTTCCGAGCGAGTCTTATCCATGGACACACTGCTAGTCATACTCATTGACGGTCTGGTCTACTCCTCCTGGCTTTTTATTGTCGCTGCCGGCCTGACCCTGGTTTACGGGGTCATGAAGATTTTAAACATGGCTCATGGCAGCCTCTACGCCATTGGTGCCTATACGGCAGCCTCGCTGGTCGGCTGGTACTTCAATGGCGGCCATCCCCCCTGGGGGAGCTTCGCCCTCTTTATCGGTGGCGCGGTTCTCGCCGGGATGCTGACCGGTCTGGTCGTCGAACGGGGGCTGCTGCGCTGGATGTACGGGCGCGACGAGGTCGTGATGATCCTGGTGACCTATGGTGTGCTGCTGATCCTCGAGGATGTCACCAAACTTTTCTGGGGAGTGGATGCCTATTTTGCCTATCAGCCCTACAGCCTGCTTGGCAGAATCCGCCTCAGCGGGATCTCTTTCGCTACCTATGACTTGATCCTGATCCTGGTCGCCGGTCTGGTCGGTCTGGCCCTCTGGTTCTCGCTCAACCGGACCCGGCAGGGGAAACTGTTACGGGCCGTCATTCACGATCGGGAGATCAGTCAGGCGATGGGCATCAATGTCAACCGGGTCTTCATTGTTACCTTTGTTATCGGTAGCGGTTTGGGAGCCCTCGCTGGGGGATTGACTGCGCCGGCTCTCTCGGTAGCGCCTGGAATCGGCATTGAAATCATTATTCTGGCCTTTGCGGTGGTTGTTATCGGTGGTCTTGGCAGTGTCGGCGGCGCAGCAATCGGCGCCCTGTTGGTCGGGCTTTGCCGAGCCCTGGCCGTGCATACTTTTCCACAATTCGAGTTGTTCGTTATCTACGGGGTTATGGCTGCGGTACTGGCCGTCCGCCCGCAGGGACTCTTTGTTGTTGCTGCTGCAAGGAAAATCTGATGCTGATTCCTGACAAGACCTCACGCAATCTATGGATCGCCCTGGCGGTCCTGCTGGTTCTGGCTGCCGTATTTCCCAACTGGCTCGGATTCATTACCACCGTTGCTCTGGCAAAGGGACTGGTCGTGCTCGGCCTGGTGCTTTTGATGCGCACCGGGCTGGTCTCCTTTGGCCAGGGCCTTTACTTCTGTCTCGGCGGCTATGTGGTCGGTATCGCCGGCAGCCGCTGGGCGATTACCGACGTCGCACTGCTGCTCGTTATTTCCGTGCTGGTGGCATTGTTGGTGAGCGCCTTGCTCGGATTGCTCCTCAGTCGCTATCGGGACATTTTTTTCGCCATGCTGACCATGGCTTTTTCGATGATTCTCTATGGAGTCCTGGTGAAAAGCGTAGCCCTCGGCAGCACCGATGGTTTCAATATCGAGCAGGCCAGCCTGTTCGGGTGGCACCCGGCGACCGAGAGTCTTGGCACCTGGGTCTATTTGCTGACGGTAATGCTGGCAATAGTCCTTCTGCAGATTATGCATCGCTATGTCCGCTCCCCCCTCGGTTACGCCGGGGAGGCGATCCGGGAGAATGAAATACGGGTTGAATATCTCGGCATGTCCCCCCGGCAGATCATCTATCTGAAATATGTAATTGCGGCGGTCCTGGCTGCCGTCGGCGGCGCCTTGACGGCCCTGGCCGCCGGGCATGTCGATCCGGAAATGGCTTTCTG is a window encoding:
- a CDS encoding branched-chain amino acid ABC transporter permease — encoded protein: MDTLLVILIDGLVYSSWLFIVAAGLTLVYGVMKILNMAHGSLYAIGAYTAASLVGWYFNGGHPPWGSFALFIGGAVLAGMLTGLVVERGLLRWMYGRDEVVMILVTYGVLLILEDVTKLFWGVDAYFAYQPYSLLGRIRLSGISFATYDLILILVAGLVGLALWFSLNRTRQGKLLRAVIHDREISQAMGINVNRVFIVTFVIGSGLGALAGGLTAPALSVAPGIGIEIIILAFAVVVIGGLGSVGGAAIGALLVGLCRALAVHTFPQFELFVIYGVMAAVLAVRPQGLFVVAAARKI
- a CDS encoding branched-chain amino acid ABC transporter permease; this encodes MLIPDKTSRNLWIALAVLLVLAAVFPNWLGFITTVALAKGLVVLGLVLLMRTGLVSFGQGLYFCLGGYVVGIAGSRWAITDVALLLVISVLVALLVSALLGLLLSRYRDIFFAMLTMAFSMILYGVLVKSVALGSTDGFNIEQASLFGWHPATESLGTWVYLLTVMLAIVLLQIMHRYVRSPLGYAGEAIRENEIRVEYLGMSPRQIIYLKYVIAAVLAAVGGALTALAAGHVDPEMAFWTTSGEFVFIALLGGTAHVAAPLIGAFIFEIIRTFAFDLAPYSWQMILGGVLLMIIFFLPKGLWSLLPAQKSGNQS